AATTAACGGTTTAATCAAAATTCTCCCCCCTGTACTACAAAACAAATTACCTTCTGACTTCATCTATAAGAAGAAAACTAAGCTGTTTCTTGTTGTTTTCGTTACATTTACTAAACTATTCAATTCCTTCACTATTTCACTTCAAAGAAAATATTCTTATCTATATAAATATATTCACGACACCGCTTTTCGGCCTTCATAATGAAATAGTAACTAGAAAAAGAAAACAGTTTACTTTACTTTTCTTCTTATTGTACAACAGAGTATTCATTCATGCATTGTTATTTGTTCACAAATTCGATATAATTTGATTGAGTAAAGTCAAAATATTTTATTAATATAAAATTTTAGGATTAGGGGATATTTCAACAGAAAAGGGGTAATCCATCATGAAACACCTCGTAATACTAGGTGGTGGCTACGGTGGAATGAGAATTCTGCAGCGGCTACTTCCAAGCAACCAACTTCCAGATGATGTACAAGTGACATTAATCGACAAAGTACCATACCATTGTTTCAAAACTGAATATTATGCATTAGTAGCGGGTACAATTTCAGAAACGCATATTCGCATACCGTTTCCTGAGCACCCACGCCTCAATATTCAATACGGCACAATAACAAATATTGATCTCGAAGAAAAAGCTGTTCATCTTGATGGCGGCGAAGCAGTCCAATATGATGATTTAATTATCGGACTTGGCTGTGAAGATAAATATCATAACGTTCCTGGGGCGAAGGAATATACACACAGTCTACAATCGATTGAACAAACACGTAAGACATATGAACAATTAAATAGTCTAGAACCAAATGCAACAGTTGCTGTCGTTGGTGCTGGCTTAAGTGGCGTTGAAGTAGCGAGTGAACTTCGTGAGAGCCGTTCTGATTTAAAAATCTATTTATTTGATAGAAAAGATAGAATTTTATTCCCATATCCAGAGAAATTAAGTAGATATGTAGAAGAATGGTTTATAAAACATAACGTTACCATTATACGAAACTCTAATATTACCAAAGTCGAACCAAATATTGTGTACAACCACGATGAACCTCTTGAATGTGATGCAATCGTCTGGACAGCTGGTATTCAAGCCAATGAAGTTGTTCGAAACCTTCCGGTTGAACAAGATGGTAGCGGACGGGTTGTTTTAACAAAATATCACAATATTCCAAATGACGAGCACGTTTATGTTGTAGGAGATTGTGCAGCACTTCCACATGCACCATCTGCTCAACTTGCTGAAGGTCAAGGAGAACAAATTGTCCAAATATTATTAAAACGTTGGAACAATGAACCACTCCCTGATGAACTACCTGTTATTAAATTAAAAGGCGTTCTCGGTTCTCTCGGCAAAAAACACGGATTTGGTTTACTAGCAAACCAACCATTAATGGGGCGTGTACCGAGATTATTAAAATCCGGTCTTCTTTGGATGTACAAATATCATAACGGTTAATACTTTAAAGGCTTTCTACTATGTAGACAGCCTTTTTCTATTCATTTTTTTAAAAATAACTTTCTCAATATAGATTCATAAAATCCTTCTATTTCAATATTAAAAATTACAGATTAAAAGTGTATACTATATGTAATAGTTATTTCATTTTATTATTTTCTTTAGGACCGAATACGTTCGGTCTTATTTTTTATGCTATAAGTACTACACGTAATAGGAGACATTTCATTTCACTTATGAACTTAACAAAGCTAAATAATCGAATAGAAGTGAAAAAGAGGGAATTAATCCACCTCGTTGAAAAGTATGGATTTACTCACGATAAAGTCATTTCTCTCAGTCAAGACTTAGATCGTTTACTAAACTTATTAACGAAACTAAATACTTCCGTCTCAAAATGCTCTAATCCTGCAAACAAAGAAAAAAGAGACTCCCTCTGAATAGACTTTATTTTTCTATTTTTCTTTCTTTTTGATACGATATAACTAGAATTAGAAAGGAGCAATTTATGTTTATATTAAAAGACATCAAATATAAAGATATTCTACACATTCCTTATTTACAGATTCAAAAAGAAAAAACTACTTGTATTATCGGTGAAAGTGGTAGTGGCAAAAGCACACTACTTCGTATGTTAAATGATTTACAATCACCAACATCTGGAACAATTGAATATAATGGAAAATCTATTTTAGATTATCCTCCCATTCAATTACGACGTGAAGTTGTCATGCTCGGACAAACTCCGCCTATTTTTGATGGAACAATTAAAGATAATTTATTAATGGGACTGCGCCTTTCTGAAAAGCCATTTCCAAATGA
This genomic interval from Bacillus cereus contains the following:
- a CDS encoding NAD(P)/FAD-dependent oxidoreductase; the protein is MKHLVILGGGYGGMRILQRLLPSNQLPDDVQVTLIDKVPYHCFKTEYYALVAGTISETHIRIPFPEHPRLNIQYGTITNIDLEEKAVHLDGGEAVQYDDLIIGLGCEDKYHNVPGAKEYTHSLQSIEQTRKTYEQLNSLEPNATVAVVGAGLSGVEVASELRESRSDLKIYLFDRKDRILFPYPEKLSRYVEEWFIKHNVTIIRNSNITKVEPNIVYNHDEPLECDAIVWTAGIQANEVVRNLPVEQDGSGRVVLTKYHNIPNDEHVYVVGDCAALPHAPSAQLAEGQGEQIVQILLKRWNNEPLPDELPVIKLKGVLGSLGKKHGFGLLANQPLMGRVPRLLKSGLLWMYKYHNG
- a CDS encoding aspartyl-phosphate phosphatase Spo0E family protein, translated to MNLTKLNNRIEVKKRELIHLVEKYGFTHDKVISLSQDLDRLLNLLTKLNTSVSKCSNPANKEKRDSL